In Cyprinus carpio isolate SPL01 chromosome B16, ASM1834038v1, whole genome shotgun sequence, the following are encoded in one genomic region:
- the kif13a gene encoding kinesin-like protein KIF13A, translated as MDALWGDSLFPSSSGSAAVEEDVFDPFYEAQENHNLIGVANVFLECLFHDVKLQYAVPIISQQGEVAGRLQVELLRVSGVVPERLAGGDDSSENSSQSSGYEVMDNNGEIVHMARKLTCRVRIREASGLPLNLSNFVFCQYTFWEQSEPAVAPPIVSPDTPPSQKADAHFTVRFDHCRDFLVHVTEEFLEFISDGALAIEVWGHRYAGNGRSVLEPDALQAKRRTLRDRWSEVSRQIELWVSIQELNEQGEYSSVELHPSRDDSTGGVFQLRQGHSRRLQVSVLPVQHSGTLPLLVEAMLSVSIGCVSARSTKLQRPLDSYQREEDTDMDSYQEEDLNCVRERWSEALIKRREYLEEQIKKIINKSEKCEEDVEREARLVEQWVGLTEERNAVLVPAPGSGLPGAPAHWVPPAGMEAHIPVLFLDLNADNLTVSDQLTGPHAAGVNSILPKEHGSPFFYLPIIRHSHDEVSAVCSWDSSIHDSIHLNRITAPSERIYLIVKATVQLSHPASVELVLRKRIAVNIYNKQSFTQSLKRRMSLKNVLYSCGVTYEIVSNIPKASEEPEERETLALMAARGESEETLDGETYIEKYTRGVLEVDNILCLERLRQAVTVKEALSAKGRHIRRSLSTPNVQHSSCCKPDGSGCEDEDVKTHCDGHTDVTESNLHEGSLNSPLSKDTPVKNKENHGSVPESPTFFNSSPFKVLSPQPPKFLKSLLPVKEENKVKRSLESRPLLGQESMRWFAAPGGPWSRPRAQSEGCGDIISSSANHRQPRLSTDLTHTQPHAADSEEEDPYMDSAFTRSSDPGLGSLELQNLKPYIPEDFANFEVYNASLETQEGAMCVQGEMAPGIGVLTGTRAAEKEVSRSPTASTCTSGYFSHSASNATLSDVLFSGSDSCDQLNIKEPPDPQEASHGRGLHPSRSASGSCPAQTIPAQPCSRHCTNLNCSPRLPRKCILSISQEFTDFKGADDGVGEEDHGNIAWKAESIPTDFKGVDDGVGEEDLGNTRWKVESMSPDLKGVDHGIRDNLGSIEWKADSIPQAKTQGMDPPPQFHLHNGKESPSIPVPHVKPQLEAAQGLESFEDAEPLADSSEDENGPVAQLPDWMAPGEQVWVGKQSGTVHYVGGVEFAKGIWVGVELDLAVGKHNGTVQGRVYFRCATGHGVFVKPSCLTRGPPSIDTEPQPVGAGQ; from the exons ATGGACGCGCTGTGGGGTGACAGCCTTTTCCCGTCCTCCAGTGGCTCTGCTGCGGTGGAGGAAG at GTGTTCGATCCGTTCTATGAAGCGCAGGAGAATCACAACCTGATCGGCGTGGCAAACGTCTTCCTGGAGTGTCTGTTTCATGACGTGAAGCTGCAGTACGCCGTTCCCATCATCAGCCAGCAGGGGGAG GTGGCAGGTCGCCTGCAGGTGGAGCTGCTGCGGGTGAGCGGCGTCGTTCCCGAGCGTCTGGCCGGAGGAGACGATTCCTCCGAGAACTCCAGCCAGAGCAGCGGATACGAGGTCATGGACAACAACGGAGAGATCGTCCACATGGCCAGAAAACTCACCTGCAGG GTGCGGATCAGAGAGGCGTCTGGTCTTCCTCTAAACCTCTCCAACTTCGTCTTCTGTCAGTACACCTTCTGGGAACAATCAGAGCCCGCTGTGGCTCCGCCCATTGTCAGCCCGGACACGCCCCCCTCACAGAAGGCCGACGCCCACTTCACTGTGCGCTTTGATCACTGCAGG GATTTCCTGGTGCATGTGACCGAGGAGTTTCTGGAGTTCATCTCAGACGGCGCTCTGGCCATCGAGGTCTGGGGTCACCGCTACGCTGGGAACGGCCGGTCTGTGCTGGAGCCGGATGCACTACAGGCCAAGAGACGGACGCTCAGAGACAG gtggAGTGAAGTGTCGCGTCAGATCGAGTTGTGGGTCTCCATACAGGAGCTGAACGAACAGGGCGAGTATTCGTCTGTAGAGCTTCATCCCAGCAGAGACGACAGCACTGGAGGAGTGTTTCAGCTGCGCCAG ggtcaCTCGCGAAGGCTGCAGGTGAGCGTCCTGCCGGTCCAGCACTCGGGGACGCTTCCGCTGCTGGTGGAGGCCATGCTCTCCGTCTCCATCGGCTGCGTTTCCGCTCGATCCACCAAACTACAGAGACCTCTAGACAGCTATCAG AGGGAGGAAGACACCGATATGGATAGTTATCAG GAGGAGGATCTGAACTGTGTCCGGGAGCGCTGGTCTGAAGCCCTCATCAAGCGCAGGGAGTATCTGGAGGAGCAGATCAAGAAGATCATCAATAAGTCAG AGAAGTGCGAGGAGGACGTGGAGCGGGAGGCTCGGCTGGTGGAGCAGTGGGTGGGTCTGACGGAGGAGAGGAACGCCGTGCTGGTTCCGGCCCCTGGCAGCGGGCTCCCGGGGGCCCCGGCGCACTG GGTTCCCCCTGCTGGCATGGAGGCTCATATTCCCGTGCTGTTCCTGGATCTGAATG CTGATAACCTGACGGTGAGCGATCAGCTGACCGGTCCTCACGCTGCCGGTGTTAACTCAATCCTCCCCAAAGAGCACGGCAGCCCGTTCTTCTACCTGCCCATCATCAGACACAGCCATGACGAG GTGTCAGCTGTGTGTTCCTGGGATTCCTCCATCCACGACTCCATCCATCTGAACCGGATCACGGCCCCCAGCGAGCGGATCTACCTGATCGTGAAAGCCACGGTTCAGCTCAGTCACCCGGCGTCTGTGGAGCTGGTGCTGCGCAAGAGGATCGCCGTCAACATCTACAACAAACAG AGTTTCACTCAGAGTCTGAAGAGACGGATGTCTTTGAAGAACGTTCTGTACTCCTGTGGAGTGACGTATGAGATCGTGTCCAACATACCAAAG GCGTCTGAGGAGCCGGAGGAGCGTGAGACTCTGGCCTTGATGGCGGCGCGAGGAGAGAGTGAGGAGACGCTCGATGGAGAGACATACATAGAGAAATACACCAGAGGAGTGCTGGAGGTGGACAATATTCTGTGTCTGGAGAGACTGCGGCAG GCCGTGACGGTAAAGGAAGCTCTCTCCGCTAAAGGCAGACACATACGGCGCAGTCTCAGCACGCCCAACGTCCAGCAC agctctTGTTGTAAACCGGATGGGTCCGGATGTGAGGATGAGGATGTGAAG ACTCACTGCGATGGTCACACAGACGTCACCGAATCCAACTTACATGAAGGTTCACTCAACAGTCCTCTGTCAAAAGACACGCCTGTCAAAAACAAAGAGAATCACG GATCGGTGCCAGAGAGTCCAACATTCTTCAACTCCAGTCCGTTTAAGGTTCTGTCTCCTCAACCGCCCAAGTTCCTCAAATCTCTCTTGCCAGTGAAGGAGGAGAACAAAGTCAAGCGTTCTCTGGAGTCACGGCCTTTGCTGGGACAGGAG AGCATGCGTTGGTTTGCGGCCCCTGGTGGCCCCTGGTCCAGACCCAGGGCTCAGAGTGAGGGCTGTGGTGATATCATCAGCAGCTCGGCCAATCACAGACAGCCCAGACTGAGCACtgatctcactcacacacagccgCACGCTGCT GATTCAGAGGAGGAGGATCCTTACATGGATTCAGCCTTCACCCGTTCCAGCGACCCAGGCCTTGGGTCTCTGGAGCTCCAAAACTTGAAGCCTTACATCCCTGAGGATTTTGCCAACTTTGAGGTGTACAACGCCAGCCTTGAGACCCAAGAGGGAGCTATGTGTGTGCAGGGAGAGATGGCACCTGGGATCGGGGTGTTAACAGGGACACGGGCTGCGGAAAAAGAAGTGTCCCGTAGTCCCACAGCCAGCACATGCACAAGCGGATACTTCTCTCATAGTGCCTCGAACGCCACGCTGTCCGACGTGCTCTTCAGCGGCAGCGATAGTTGCGATCAGCTCAACATTAAAGAACCTCCAGACCCTCAGGAAGCATCACACGGAAGAGGGTTGCATCCTTCCAGAAGTGCCTCGGGATCCTGTCCAGCCCAGACCATTCCTGCTCAGCCCTGTTCTCGTCACTGTACCAACCTGAACTGTTCCCCTCGGCTTCCCCGTAAGTGTATCCTGAGCATCAGTCAAGAATTCACAGACTTTAAGGGTGCAGATGATGGTGTAGGGGAAGAAGACCATGGTAACATTGCATGGAAGGCAGAATCGATTCCCACAGACTTCAAGGGTGTAGATGATGGCGTAGGAGAAGAAGACCTTGGTAACACCAGATGGAAGGTGGAATCAATGTCTCCGGACCTTAAGGGTGTAGATCATGGCATAAGAGATAACCTTGGTAGCATCGAATGGAAGGCAGACTCCATTCCCCAAGCAAAAACCCAAGGCATGGATCCCCCACCCCAGTTCCATCTCCACAATGGGAAAGAGTCTCCCAGTATCCCAGTACCTCATGTCAAGCCACAGCTTGAAGCAGCTCAAGGACTTGAGTCCTTTGAGGATGCAGAACCTTTGGCAGACTCTAGTGAGGACGAGAACGGACCAGTTGCTCAGTTGCCAGACTGGATGGCCCCCGGTGAGCAAGTTTGGGTGGGCAAACAGAGTGGGACGGTGCATTACGTTGGAGGGGTAGAATTTGCCAAAGGCATCTGGGTTGGAGTAGAGCTGGACCTTGCTGTAG GCAAGCACAACGGTACGGTCCAAGGAAGGGTGTACTTCCGATGTGCCACAGGTCATGGCGTCTTCGTGAAGCCCTCCTGTTTGACTCGAGGGCCTCCGTCCATAGACACCGAACCTCAACCTGTAGGAGCAGGACAGTGA